A single genomic interval of Mycolicibacterium sp. MU0053 harbors:
- a CDS encoding Ms4533A family Cys-rich leader peptide produces MRTAVGNKQGHILALIAVGFSAVADVCCCR; encoded by the coding sequence ATGCGCACAGCAGTCGGCAACAAGCAGGGCCACATCCTGGCCCTCATTGCCGTGGGTTTTTCTGCTGTTGCCGATGTCTGCTGTTGTCGCTGA